From Hippoglossus stenolepis isolate QCI-W04-F060 chromosome 19, HSTE1.2, whole genome shotgun sequence, the proteins below share one genomic window:
- the adcyap1a gene encoding adenylate cyclase activating polypeptide 1a isoform X2: protein MSSKATLALLIYGIIMHYSVNCSPVGLSFPTVRLDSEVYDEDGNSLPSLDYDRDQMDVRNPPPVDGDVYTLYYPPDKRTERHADGMFNKAYRKALGQISARKYLQSQMAKRVGGGKVLEDSSEPLSKRHSDGIFTDSYSRYRKQMAVKKYLAAVLGKSLEDIGFHHILQDIDFDALPDGDEFEAFLGDWLKQFSPEFPVSVRLFPEAVSLQGGVSHVPPFFFSHP, encoded by the exons atgtctaGCAAAGCGACTTTAGCCTTACTCATCTATGGAATCATAATGCACTACAGCGTCAACTGCTCACCTGTGGGGCTTAGCTTCCCCACTGTTAG aCTTGACAGTGAGGTTTATGATGAGGATGGAAATTCCTTACCGTCCCTGGATTATGACAGAGACCAAATGGATGTGAGAAACCCTCCGCCTGTCGATGGTGACGTCTACACTTTGTATTACCCTCCAGACAAAag AACGGAAAGGCACGCAGACGGCATGTTTAATAAAGCCTACAGGAAAGCGCTGGGTCAGATATCAGCAAGGAAATATCTGCAATCTCAGATGGCAAAACGTGTAGG CGGGGGGAAAGTGTTGGAGGACAGCTCAGAGCCCCTGTCCAAGCGACACTCAGACGGGATCTTCACAGACAGCTACAGCCGCTACCGAAAGCAAATGGCAGTGAAGAAGTACCTGGCGGCCGTCCTGGGGAAAAG CCTTGAAGACATAGGTTTTCACCATATCCTACAAGACATAGACTTTGACGCCCTCCCGGACGGGGATGAGTTTGAGGCTTTTTTGGGGGACTGGCTGAAACAGTTCTCCCCCGAATTTCCGGTGAGTGTCAGGCTCTTTCCCGAGGCCGTGTCCTTGCAGGGGGGCGTCTCTCACgtccctcccttttttttctctcaccctTAA
- the adcyap1a gene encoding adenylate cyclase activating polypeptide 1a isoform X1: MSSKATLALLIYGIIMHYSVNCSPVGLSFPTVRLDSEVYDEDGNSLPSLDYDRDQMDVRNPPPVDGDVYTLYYPPDKRTERHADGMFNKAYRKALGQISARKYLQSQMAKRVGGGKVLEDSSEPLSKRHSDGIFTDSYSRYRKQMAVKKYLAAVLGKRLCDAGSSLRLWCLASTLKIAMNHRWLFSGPTMLHIISLYFTLSVVVFVLHRRLLGSLSVIQLRRQAFLLALLSLALCF, from the exons atgtctaGCAAAGCGACTTTAGCCTTACTCATCTATGGAATCATAATGCACTACAGCGTCAACTGCTCACCTGTGGGGCTTAGCTTCCCCACTGTTAG aCTTGACAGTGAGGTTTATGATGAGGATGGAAATTCCTTACCGTCCCTGGATTATGACAGAGACCAAATGGATGTGAGAAACCCTCCGCCTGTCGATGGTGACGTCTACACTTTGTATTACCCTCCAGACAAAag AACGGAAAGGCACGCAGACGGCATGTTTAATAAAGCCTACAGGAAAGCGCTGGGTCAGATATCAGCAAGGAAATATCTGCAATCTCAGATGGCAAAACGTGTAGG CGGGGGGAAAGTGTTGGAGGACAGCTCAGAGCCCCTGTCCAAGCGACACTCAGACGGGATCTTCACAGACAGCTACAGCCGCTACCGAAAGCAAATGGCAGTGAAGAAGTACCTGGCGGCCGTCCTGGGGAAAAG GCTTTGTGACGCAGGAAGCAGTTTGCGGCTGTGGTGCCTTGCATCGACTTTAAAAATCGCCATGAATCACAGGTGGCTATTTAGTGGCCCTACAATGCTGCACATCATCAGCTTATATTTCAccctttctgttgttgtttttgtgttgcacAGACGTTTGCTAGGCTCCCTTAGCGTCATCCAGCTTAGACGTCAAGCGTTCTTGCTTGCACTGCTTTCTTTGGCTCTTTGTTTTTAG
- the adcyap1a gene encoding adenylate cyclase activating polypeptide 1a isoform X3, with protein MSSKATLALLIYGIIMHYSVNCSPVGLSFPTVRLDSEVYDEDGNSLPSLDYDRDQMDVRNPPPVDGDVYTLYYPPDKSGGKVLEDSSEPLSKRHSDGIFTDSYSRYRKQMAVKKYLAAVLGKRLCDAGSSLRLWCLASTLKIAMNHRWLFSGPTMLHIISLYFTLSVVVFVLHRRLLGSLSVIQLRRQAFLLALLSLALCF; from the exons atgtctaGCAAAGCGACTTTAGCCTTACTCATCTATGGAATCATAATGCACTACAGCGTCAACTGCTCACCTGTGGGGCTTAGCTTCCCCACTGTTAG aCTTGACAGTGAGGTTTATGATGAGGATGGAAATTCCTTACCGTCCCTGGATTATGACAGAGACCAAATGGATGTGAGAAACCCTCCGCCTGTCGATGGTGACGTCTACACTTTGTATTACCCTCCAGACAAAag CGGGGGGAAAGTGTTGGAGGACAGCTCAGAGCCCCTGTCCAAGCGACACTCAGACGGGATCTTCACAGACAGCTACAGCCGCTACCGAAAGCAAATGGCAGTGAAGAAGTACCTGGCGGCCGTCCTGGGGAAAAG GCTTTGTGACGCAGGAAGCAGTTTGCGGCTGTGGTGCCTTGCATCGACTTTAAAAATCGCCATGAATCACAGGTGGCTATTTAGTGGCCCTACAATGCTGCACATCATCAGCTTATATTTCAccctttctgttgttgtttttgtgttgcacAGACGTTTGCTAGGCTCCCTTAGCGTCATCCAGCTTAGACGTCAAGCGTTCTTGCTTGCACTGCTTTCTTTGGCTCTTTGTTTTTAG
- the adcyap1a gene encoding adenylate cyclase activating polypeptide 1a isoform X4 — protein sequence MSSKATLALLIYGIIMHYSVNCSPVGLSFPTVRLDSEVYDEDGNSLPSLDYDRDQMDVRNPPPVDGDVYTLYYPPDKRTERHADGMFNKAYRKALGQISARKYLQSQMAKRVGGGKVLEDSSEPLSKRHSDGIFTDSYSRYRKQMAVKKYLAAVLGKSLEDIGFHHILQDIDFDALPDGDEFEAFLGDWLKQFSPEFPAL from the exons atgtctaGCAAAGCGACTTTAGCCTTACTCATCTATGGAATCATAATGCACTACAGCGTCAACTGCTCACCTGTGGGGCTTAGCTTCCCCACTGTTAG aCTTGACAGTGAGGTTTATGATGAGGATGGAAATTCCTTACCGTCCCTGGATTATGACAGAGACCAAATGGATGTGAGAAACCCTCCGCCTGTCGATGGTGACGTCTACACTTTGTATTACCCTCCAGACAAAag AACGGAAAGGCACGCAGACGGCATGTTTAATAAAGCCTACAGGAAAGCGCTGGGTCAGATATCAGCAAGGAAATATCTGCAATCTCAGATGGCAAAACGTGTAGG CGGGGGGAAAGTGTTGGAGGACAGCTCAGAGCCCCTGTCCAAGCGACACTCAGACGGGATCTTCACAGACAGCTACAGCCGCTACCGAAAGCAAATGGCAGTGAAGAAGTACCTGGCGGCCGTCCTGGGGAAAAG CCTTGAAGACATAGGTTTTCACCATATCCTACAAGACATAGACTTTGACGCCCTCCCGGACGGGGATGAGTTTGAGGCTTTTTTGGGGGACTGGCTGAAACAGTTCTCCCCCGAATTTCCG GCTTTGTGA
- the adcyap1a gene encoding adenylate cyclase activating polypeptide 1a isoform X5, translating to MSSKATLALLIYGIIMHYSVNCSPVGLSFPTVRLDSEVYDEDGNSLPSLDYDRDQMDVRNPPPVDGDVYTLYYPPDKSGGKVLEDSSEPLSKRHSDGIFTDSYSRYRKQMAVKKYLAAVLGKRYRQKIRNKGRRLAYL from the exons atgtctaGCAAAGCGACTTTAGCCTTACTCATCTATGGAATCATAATGCACTACAGCGTCAACTGCTCACCTGTGGGGCTTAGCTTCCCCACTGTTAG aCTTGACAGTGAGGTTTATGATGAGGATGGAAATTCCTTACCGTCCCTGGATTATGACAGAGACCAAATGGATGTGAGAAACCCTCCGCCTGTCGATGGTGACGTCTACACTTTGTATTACCCTCCAGACAAAag CGGGGGGAAAGTGTTGGAGGACAGCTCAGAGCCCCTGTCCAAGCGACACTCAGACGGGATCTTCACAGACAGCTACAGCCGCTACCGAAAGCAAATGGCAGTGAAGAAGTACCTGGCGGCCGTCCTGGGGAAAAGGTATAGACAGAAAATTAGAAACAAAGGACGCCGGCTGGCATATTTGTAG